A single window of Clostridia bacterium DNA harbors:
- the glpX gene encoding class II fructose-bisphosphatase, whose protein sequence is MKDLQREIAMEFLRVTEAAALKASRFLGYGDKDAVDKAASDAMRGMLDLISVKGTIVIGEGEKDQAPMLYVNEKVGNWKNDAVKVDIAVDPVDGTRLVANGLHNALAILAAGSKGSLIALPCFYMYKLACGPALKGKLDLDAPLRENLKVSSAILKKQLKDLTIAVLDRDRHKKIIQEARELGARIKLIQDGDVAASLATAMNDSNIDLYIGIGGAPEAVLAAAGLRCLDGEIQTKFYIRDEQEKEKIVKKGFDINKTYYTEDLARGNDIIFCATGVSDGDLLKGVQFGSYKATTYSVVMRAKYKTIRYIKAIHDLKCKTIPSRERNREEKV, encoded by the coding sequence TTGAAGGACTTACAAAGAGAAATAGCTATGGAGTTCTTGAGAGTTACAGAAGCCGCAGCTTTAAAAGCCAGCAGATTTCTAGGATACGGAGATAAAGATGCAGTAGACAAGGCGGCTTCAGATGCAATGCGGGGTATGTTGGACCTGATATCAGTGAAGGGAACAATAGTCATAGGCGAAGGAGAAAAAGACCAAGCTCCAATGCTTTATGTGAATGAAAAGGTAGGCAATTGGAAGAATGATGCTGTTAAAGTGGATATTGCAGTAGATCCTGTAGATGGAACGCGTTTGGTGGCAAACGGTTTACATAATGCATTAGCAATTTTAGCAGCCGGCTCAAAGGGCAGCCTTATAGCCCTTCCATGTTTCTATATGTATAAGCTGGCTTGCGGTCCTGCCCTTAAAGGAAAATTGGATTTGGATGCACCTTTAAGAGAAAACTTAAAAGTCTCTTCAGCAATATTAAAAAAACAATTAAAAGATTTAACAATAGCGGTTTTGGATAGGGATAGGCACAAAAAGATAATCCAAGAGGCCCGTGAGCTAGGGGCAAGGATAAAGCTGATACAAGACGGGGACGTAGCAGCTTCCCTTGCAACAGCAATGAATGACAGCAATATAGACCTATACATAGGCATAGGTGGGGCGCCTGAAGCCGTGTTGGCTGCAGCAGGTTTAAGATGTCTAGATGGAGAAATTCAAACAAAGTTCTATATAAGGGATGAGCAAGAAAAAGAGAAAATCGTCAAAAAAGGTTTTGATATAAATAAAACATATTATACTGAAGACCTTGCAAGAGGAAATGATATAATTTTTTGTGCAACAGGAGTAAGTGATGGTGATCTCCTAAAAGGTGTACAGTTTGGAAGTTATAAAGCTACAACGTATTCTGTAGTTATGAGAGCGAAGTACAAGACTATAAGATATATAAAGGCTATACATGACCTTAAATGCAAAACAATACCTTCCAGAGAAAGAAATAGAGAAGAAAAGGTGTAA